From one Salmo salar chromosome ssa09, Ssal_v3.1, whole genome shotgun sequence genomic stretch:
- the cldn23l gene encoding claudin-23, whose amino-acid sequence MQTPASMVMGIVFAPLGLVLVFMAAITPQWREGQTQLVGVAGAEPRLLLRTDGLWESCLQVAHSELKQCWPVEGAYQSDPQVRLAQGLVLSSLFLCGAGIVLASVGVRCWTDLPLRSVVAAGGLLVALSGLLSLTALGVYTHNLGILGMEQKPPHRPHHRLPQLTLHPAGSLYFGWVGGCVQVLGGVALLLSFKIRPRCPSCTSCSQLKNKQDTEVYDISC is encoded by the coding sequence ATGCAAACCCCAGCCTCGATGGTGATGGGCATCGTGTTCGCCCCTCTGGGCCTGGTGCTGGTCTTCATGGCAGCCATCACGCCCCAGTGGAGGGAGGGGCAGACCCAGCTAGTGGGTGTGGCCGGGGCTGAGCCCCGCCTCCTCCTGCGCACCGATGGCCTATGGGAGAGCTGCCTACAAGTGGCCCACTCGGAGCTGAAGCAGTGCTGGCCAGTAGAAGGCGCCTACCAGAGCGACCCACAGGTGAGGCTGGCGCAAGGCCTTGTGCTCAGCTCCTTGTTCCTGTGTGGTGCGGGCATTGTGCTGGCCAgtgtgggggtgaggtgctgGACCGACCTGCCCCTGAGAAGCGTGGTGGCGGCGGGTGGCCTGCTAGTGGCGCTGTCAGGCCTGCTGAGTCTAACCGCTCTGGGGGTGTACACACACAACCTGGGAATACTGGGGATGGAGCAGAAACCCCCCCACAGACCTCATCATAGGCTGCCCCAGCTCACTCTGCACCCGGCCGGGTCGCTCTACTTCGGCTGGGTGGGGGGATGTGTACAGGTGCTGGGGGGGGTGGCGCTACTGCTCAGCTTCAAGATTCGGCCCAGATGTCCCTCCTGTACATCCTGCTCACAGCTGAAGAACAAGCAGGACACAGAGGTGTATGACATCAGCTGTTAG